A region from the Vicia villosa cultivar HV-30 ecotype Madison, WI linkage group LG3, Vvil1.0, whole genome shotgun sequence genome encodes:
- the LOC131657568 gene encoding AT-hook motif nuclear-localized protein 29-like has translation MSFNNHQASSSTHGRRPGRPLGSKNKPKMPIIEKHDNPNALNSHVLEITSGSDVSQSLFDYVHRKGRGINILCGNGIVTHVRLLQSPGNVVFLQGSFEILSISGTVIPSETIPSAGGLVVYLMGKSGEVIGGSVMSPLVASGSVTLMASSFASTASEKIPLVTTHFIENEPSCLNGDRHVTKADSGFASSMLENQHSK, from the coding sequence ATGTCATTCAACAACCACCAAGCATCATCCTCCACTCATGGTCGTCGCCCAGGGCGTCCACTTGGCTCCAAGAACAAACCCAAGATGCCTATCATAGAAAAACATGACAATCCTAATGCATTAAATTCCCATGTCCTTGAGATCACTTCTGGATCTGACGTGTCACAAAGTCTCTTTGATTATGTTCATCGTAAAGGGAGGGGAATCAATATCCTCTGTGGAAATGGAATAGTGACGCATGTTAGGCTTCTTCAATCCCCAGGAAATGTTGTATTCCTTCAAGGAAGTTTTGAGATACTTTCAATATCAGGAACTGTTATTCCTTCGGAAACAATACCGAGTGCAGGAGGATTGGTAGTTTATTTAATGGGAAAATCGGGAGAGGTGATTGGGGGGAGTGTCATGTCCCCTCTAGTTGCTTCGGGTTCAGTGACTTTGATGGCTTCTTCTTTTGCAAGCACTGCATCTGAAAAGATTCCTTTAGTTACCACTCATTTTATAGAGAATGAGCCATCATGCCTTAATGGAGATAGACATGTGACTAAAGCTGATAGTGGCTTCGCTTCGTCAATGCTGGAGAATCAACATTCCAAATGA